AGAGGAGGCCGGCGAGGTCGATCCAGCCCACCACCCTCCCCGAACCCGGAGATATGATGGCGATCTCATCGGCCTTCCAGACGTTGGCGTAGATGAGACCGTCGACCCACTCCAGCTCGTTCAGCCCCAAAAGCGGCTTCCCATCCGCCTCCACCTCCAGGGACCCCGTCACCTCGAAGGTCTCTGGGTCCAGAAACCTGAGGGTCGAGGACCCATCGCTCATGATGAGCCTTTGGCCGTCGGCGGTTATCCCCCATCCTTCTGTCGGATAGGAGAAGGCCCCTACGACGGTGAAGCTCTCCAGATCCCAGACCAGGCCGACCCCCGACCTCCAGGTGAGCTGGAGAAGCTCATCGTCGATGAGGGCGATCCCCTCGCCGAAGAGGGAGGGCGGAAGGCCCCTAGATCGGATCTCCTCCCCCGTCTCCAGGACCGTCTCGCGGATCTCCGACCTGCCGTAAAGGCCGGTCCCCTCGTAGAGGAGGCCGTCGCGGAAGGCGAGCCCCTGGGTGAAGGCCTCCGGGTCGTGAGGATAGGCGGCCACCACCCTATAGCCGTAAACCGGAGGGGCCATGCCGACGGAGGGCCCACCGAGGCAGCCCGCCACCAGGGCTGAGAGGAGGGCGAGGACGAGGAGGGAATTGGCGATGGGGGGGTACGGCCGGAAGGCGGGAGGCTTCGCAGTCATGGCCTTTTATCGGAGGGAGAGGGGCTATTTAGAACGTTCGGAGAGGCCCAAAGCCCCTCCCGGTGGGAGGCGGCATCGGGACCTAGCCGGTGCCACCAACAGGTATATCTTCATGGCGGGAGGAGCCGTATCAGCTTGCGCAGATGACCTCTTTGGGGATCTCGCTAGCACCGTCGGTTCTTCGGAATCGAAGACCAAAAAGGCGCGTGAATATAATGGATGATAGACGTGGTGGACGTAGAGGCGGCTTCGACAGAGGCCCCAGAGAGATGCACGACGCGGTCTGCGCGGATTGCGGAAAGGAGACGAAAGTTCCCTTCAAGCCCGACGGATCGAGGCCGGTATACTGCAGCGAATGCTATCAGAAGCACAGGCCTGCAAGATCACCGAGGCGGTTCTGAGCCGATCGGACGGATCCGATCCTTCGATAGTCCGCTTCGGCCGTCATGACGTTCTTTCGCATAGACGGCGTGAGGGGGGTTGCAGGGCCCTCGTAGGGGGCCCTGCCGAGCTCTCCCGCATCCCGCCCTATTATCAAACCATCTCATCGTCCCCGTGGCATCTCTCCTTCTCCGCACCTCGAAATTTGACGCGACCTCAGAGAAAAAGGGGAGCCATCTCCCATATCCATCCAGAGAAGGGCCCATTTTTTATTAATGTAATGCCCGTCGAAATAAATTATTTATATGATTAAGGTTTTGTTAGATTGAAAATTAAAATAATCCCCCGGTGACGACGATGAAGGAGAGCACAGTGAAGGTGCTGGACGATAAGGACCTCGAGTTTGCTGAGACCCTGCGGAGCCTCGGCGTGCAGAGGAATGTGGCCATCCTGATAACCTACCTGGCCAACGTGGAGGAGGCCTCCTCCCGGGACATCGAGATGGGCTCAAACCTGAGGCAGCCCGAGGTGAGCATCGCGATGCGATCGCTGCGCGACAACGGCTGGGTGAGCGAGAAGGAGGTGAGGAGGGGGGGCAAAGGCAGGCCGATGAAGGTCTACTCCCTTCTCACCCCCATCGACGAGGTGATCAGGCATTTCGAAGAAGAGAAGCAGCAGGAGTCGGCCCAGACGATGGAGAGCATCCAGAAGCTAAAAGAGCTGATATCGGGCTAAAATCCCCCGGCCCCCCATCCATCCTTTAGGATCTATCTGAGAGCCCCGGTGGGGGCCTCTCTCTGGTCGGCCGCCTCCGAGACCACCTCCACGTCGATCTTGGAGGCGATCCCCCTCCCCATGGATACGCAGCATCCCCCGATCTCGATCACCACCGGCCCCCCAAAGGGCTGGCAGGCGATCTTCCGGACCCTCTGTCCCTTCCTTATCCCCATCGACTCCAGCCTCTTCGCCCAGCCGAAGCTGTCGGCGAAGGATTTTATCTCCAGGACCAGGTTGCAGGGCGCTTTCGTCAGCGAGATCAATTCGACACCTCAGACTTCCCCAGGATTAGACCGGTCCGGCGTCTATAAACCTGACGGTGCCGCCCGTCCTGGAGGGCGATCCGGCGTCCGGGGTTTTTCAAATCCGGACGTTTATCCCCCTCTCGGCGAGGCGGCTCTTCACCTCGCCGACCCCCCACTCCCCGTAGTGGAATATGCTGGCGGCGAGGGCGGCCGACGCCCCCGTCTTCGAGAAGACCTCTAAGATGTGGTCGGGGTTTCCGCACCCCCCCGAGGCGATGACCGGTATCCTGACCCTCCTCGATACGGCGTCGGTCAGGGGCACGTCGAAGCCGTCGTAGGTCCCGTCCCGGTCCATGCTGGTGAGAAGGATCTCCCCGGCGCCGAGCCTCTCGGCCTCCATCGCCCAGGCGATGGCGTCGACCCCGGAGAACTCCCTCCCGCCGTAGAAGGAGGCCTCAAACCAGGAGTCGCCCTCCGGGGTGGAGACCGAGATTCTGCCCTCCCCCGGCCCGTCCCTCCTCTTGGCGTCGATGGCGACGACGCAGGCCTGGCTCCCGTACTCCCCGGCGAT
The sequence above is drawn from the Methanothrix harundinacea 6Ac genome and encodes:
- a CDS encoding glutaminyl-peptide cyclotransferase; this translates as MTAKPPAFRPYPPIANSLLVLALLSALVAGCLGGPSVGMAPPVYGYRVVAAYPHDPEAFTQGLAFRDGLLYEGTGLYGRSEIRETVLETGEEIRSRGLPPSLFGEGIALIDDELLQLTWRSGVGLVWDLESFTVVGAFSYPTEGWGITADGQRLIMSDGSSTLRFLDPETFEVTGSLEVEADGKPLLGLNELEWVDGLIYANVWKADEIAIISPGSGRVVGWIDLAGLLSEEERERGDVLNGIAYDPASGRLFVTGKLWPWVFEIEVVASG
- a CDS encoding FeoA family protein — protein: MISLTKAPCNLVLEIKSFADSFGWAKRLESMGIRKGQRVRKIACQPFGGPVVIEIGGCCVSMGRGIASKIDVEVVSEAADQREAPTGALR
- a CDS encoding CxxC-x17-CxxC domain-containing protein, giving the protein MDDRRGGRRGGFDRGPREMHDAVCADCGKETKVPFKPDGSRPVYCSECYQKHRPARSPRRF
- a CDS encoding ArsR family transcriptional regulator; translation: MKESTVKVLDDKDLEFAETLRSLGVQRNVAILITYLANVEEASSRDIEMGSNLRQPEVSIAMRSLRDNGWVSEKEVRRGGKGRPMKVYSLLTPIDEVIRHFEEEKQQESAQTMESIQKLKELISG
- the hisF gene encoding imidazole glycerol phosphate synthase subunit HisF → MLAKRIIPCLDCDLAVPQGRVVKGIEFKEIRYAGVPWELATRYYEEGADEIVFLDITASSERRETMKNVIRATAKNVFIPLAVGGGIRAVEDVRAVFQAGADKVTVNTAALKRPGLISEIAGEYGSQACVVAIDAKRRDGPGEGRISVSTPEGDSWFEASFYGGREFSGVDAIAWAMEAERLGAGEILLTSMDRDGTYDGFDVPLTDAVSRRVRIPVIASGGCGNPDHILEVFSKTGASAALAASIFHYGEWGVGEVKSRLAERGINVRI